Part of the Shewanella eurypsychrophilus genome is shown below.
CTGCAGACTTTGCTCAAAACTGTCCAACGCATTCGTCGGTATATTAAAATACACAAACTTTTGTTTGAGCGTATTCATCACTGCTGCCATGTCACTTGAGTTTTGCTTATGCTTATCTAAATAGCCTAAATCAAGACGAGCAAAGAAGTCCTTCTCATCCTTTCTCAAACTTAGCACTTCATTTTCTAACTCGATAACATTATGTGCCGTTAGTGATAACTCACCCTGAACAGCACTTGAATATTGTTGCAAACCAAACATAGCAACTAAGGATATGATAGATACAGCAGCACTGAGCAGCAATTTATGACGAATGAGCATTATAGGGTTTCCTTAAAACAAGCACTCTTATAAAAATAGTCGTAAATCTCTATAAAGGTAAATAAAAATCAAGCCACAACGAAAGCGTTACACTATATTTACCCGCTATCGACCACAAAGCCAGAGATTTTAACTAATTTACATCACTTCAATCAAATTAAACCATTGCTAAATAAAGCTAATTTCAGTTAAAGACCTATTATTGTCATAAACATTACTTTATAAGTATTCAATCAGGGTATACAATATCCAAAAATAACTATGGAAAACAATATGCAGGTTATAGATGCTAAAACAGTTCATGCCATCTTAAACTTTGAGGAGCTCATCTCAGAACTCAAAGAAACATTCTCTAAACCTGCAGGCATGCCGCAACGACAAGTTTTTAATCTTGATGAAGGTTCATCTCATAGTGATGCATTTGCAGTGCTTCCCTCTTGGAATGACAAAACTATTGCAGTGAAAGCCTTTACTTACTTTCCTGATAATCCATCTAAAGATAGCGAACTTGAAAGCTTATATTCAAAAATAATGATCTTTGATCGTGCTACTGGCGCCCCACAGGCCCTTGTTGACGGCACGAGTGTCACCTATTGGCGTACAGCTGCTATCTCAGCATTAGGCAGTGAATTTTTAGCTAGAAAAGATGCCAGTAAACTGCTGGTATTTGGCACCGGTCGACTTGCATCATTTATGGCCCTTGCTCATGCTAGTGTTAGGCCTATCACTGAAATATCAATCTGGGGCAGAGATCCAAGCAAAGCGAATAAAATAGTCGACATGATCAACAAAATAAAACCCGATATAAAAGTGACTGTGTGTGATGATGTTGAAAACGCAGTTAAAGCTGCAGATATCATTAGCTGTGCAACGGGCTCACCAACACCACTTTTTAACAGCGAGTGGGTTCAGGCTGGCACCCATACTGATTTTGTGGGTAATCATAATAATGATAGACGTGAGTGCGACACCAATCTGATTTTAAAAGCATCTGTCTATGTCGATTCAAAAGTTAATGTGTTCGCTGAAGCTGGAGAAATCTTAATTCCCATTTCAGAAGGTGTTTATACGACAGATTCTGTTGTGGGGGAACTTGCTCAACTCTGTAATGGGCAAGTAAAAGGAAGAGTAAGTGATCAAGAGATCACTCTATTTAAGACTGTCGGTACAGCATTAGCAGATCTTGTTGGCGCACAATTAGTCTATTCTAAATTACAATCTTAGCAATTGCAGTCATAGCGCGAGTCAATATCAAACCTTTATACACAAGTTAATGTGGGGC
Proteins encoded:
- a CDS encoding ornithine cyclodeaminase family protein; this encodes MQVIDAKTVHAILNFEELISELKETFSKPAGMPQRQVFNLDEGSSHSDAFAVLPSWNDKTIAVKAFTYFPDNPSKDSELESLYSKIMIFDRATGAPQALVDGTSVTYWRTAAISALGSEFLARKDASKLLVFGTGRLASFMALAHASVRPITEISIWGRDPSKANKIVDMINKIKPDIKVTVCDDVENAVKAADIISCATGSPTPLFNSEWVQAGTHTDFVGNHNNDRRECDTNLILKASVYVDSKVNVFAEAGEILIPISEGVYTTDSVVGELAQLCNGQVKGRVSDQEITLFKTVGTALADLVGAQLVYSKLQS